One window of Nitrospirota bacterium genomic DNA carries:
- a CDS encoding C39 family peptidase gives MKQSLDFNILAQPTETTCGPACLHAVYNYFGDDISLDQVVKEVRYLEEGGTLAVFLACHALNRGYTATIYTYNLNIFDPTWFTEDGPDIQERLKAQMSAKNVPKLHVATEGFLEFLQLGGKLRLKDLTKALIRKYLNRAAPILTGLSSTYLYQSPRELGELNDWDDVKGEPAGHFVVLNGYNREERTVMVADPFLANPYSESHHYMISIDRVLCSVLLGVLTYDANLLIIEPKKAK, from the coding sequence GTGAAACAAAGCCTTGATTTCAATATCTTAGCCCAGCCCACCGAAACAACATGCGGCCCTGCATGCCTGCACGCGGTATATAATTATTTCGGAGACGATATTTCGCTGGATCAGGTTGTCAAAGAGGTCAGATATCTTGAAGAAGGCGGCACACTTGCCGTATTTCTTGCATGCCACGCCTTGAACCGCGGATATACCGCAACGATCTACACATACAACCTCAACATCTTTGACCCGACATGGTTTACGGAAGACGGGCCGGATATACAGGAACGTCTGAAAGCGCAGATGTCGGCAAAGAATGTTCCCAAACTTCATGTGGCGACAGAGGGCTTCCTTGAATTTCTACAGCTTGGCGGCAAGCTCAGATTAAAAGACCTGACCAAGGCGCTTATCAGAAAATACCTTAACCGGGCTGCCCCGATCTTGACCGGCCTCAGTTCAACCTATCTTTATCAGAGCCCAAGAGAGTTAGGAGAGTTGAACGACTGGGATGATGTCAAGGGAGAGCCGGCAGGGCATTTTGTCGTGTTGAACGGATATAACAGAGAGGAGCGCACCGTCATGGTGGCTGACCCTTTTCTCGCGAATCCGTATTCTGAAAGCCACCATTATATGATCTCGATAGACAGGGTTTTATGTTCAGTCCTTCTCGGGGTTCTAACCTATGACGCGAACCTGCTCATCATCGAACCGAAAAAGGCAAAGTAA
- a CDS encoding MFS transporter — MKTNGSDRIKRSLHYSIIDGTFAASMIGFGESFLAPFAVFLKATNISLGLLSSMPLLIGSLSQLYSNSLIRLFRSRKNLVSAAALLQGLMYIPISLVFFFGTFRIAHLIFFACLYWLFGMILSPAWNSWMGDLVNENERGAYFGKRNKITGFATFSAYMAGGCILQNFSSTPEMQYIGFITIFSLALCSRIASFFFLRKKYEPLYEVPESAEFSFIEFIRQARFRNYGTFVLYLSLMNACVYMSAPFFTPYMLNDLKFSYSTYTIIIAAAIISKLIFMPVWGKASDRFGTRKVLSLTGFLMPLAPFLWVFSGEVWYLIGVQFYAGFVWAGFEIASFNFIFDTTTPQKRATGIAYYNVINGIAIFAGSMTGSLIVRYNQLFQSQYLLVFVVSCLIRYIASFIFIPKLREVREVEHIPYSKLFLKVISTTPTIGLVYDLIPFKKRSD; from the coding sequence ATGAAGACTAACGGCAGTGACAGGATAAAGAGGAGCCTTCATTACTCTATCATTGACGGGACCTTTGCCGCGTCGATGATAGGTTTCGGTGAATCTTTTTTAGCCCCTTTTGCGGTCTTTCTCAAAGCAACCAATATAAGCCTCGGCCTGTTAAGCTCCATGCCTCTGCTGATAGGTTCACTTTCACAGCTCTACTCCAACAGTCTTATCAGGCTCTTCAGGTCGCGGAAAAATCTCGTCTCAGCAGCGGCCCTGCTGCAAGGCTTAATGTACATTCCGATATCCCTCGTATTCTTCTTCGGAACATTCCGTATCGCGCATCTGATATTCTTTGCATGCCTCTACTGGCTGTTCGGCATGATCCTGAGCCCCGCATGGAACAGCTGGATGGGAGACCTTGTGAATGAAAATGAACGGGGCGCTTACTTCGGCAAGAGGAACAAGATAACCGGATTCGCAACATTCTCAGCTTACATGGCAGGAGGATGCATCCTTCAGAATTTCTCAAGCACGCCTGAAATGCAGTATATCGGCTTTATCACGATCTTCTCACTTGCTCTTTGTTCCAGGATAGCCTCATTTTTCTTTCTGCGAAAAAAGTACGAGCCGCTGTATGAAGTGCCTGAATCAGCAGAATTCAGTTTTATCGAGTTCATCAGGCAGGCGCGGTTCAGAAACTACGGCACATTTGTGCTCTACCTTAGTTTAATGAATGCATGTGTCTATATGTCAGCGCCGTTCTTTACCCCCTATATGCTGAACGACCTGAAATTCAGCTACTCGACATATACCATCATCATTGCGGCAGCCATCATTTCGAAACTGATCTTCATGCCGGTCTGGGGCAAGGCGTCCGACCGGTTCGGAACAAGAAAGGTCCTGAGCCTGACAGGTTTTTTAATGCCTCTGGCGCCATTTCTCTGGGTCTTTTCCGGTGAAGTCTGGTATCTCATAGGAGTCCAGTTTTACGCGGGTTTTGTCTGGGCAGGTTTTGAGATAGCATCATTTAATTTCATCTTTGACACGACAACGCCTCAAAAAAGGGCGACCGGCATCGCATATTACAATGTTATTAACGGCATCGCCATATTTGCCGGCTCTATGACAGGCAGCCTGATAGTCCGCTACAATCAATTGTTCCAGTCGCAGTACCTTCTGGTATTCGTTGTGAGCTGCTTGATCAGGTACATAGCCTCGTTCATCTTCATTCCGAAGCTGCGAGAGGTCAGGGAGGTTGAGCATATCCCATATTCCAAGCTCTTTTTAAAGGTCATAAGCACAACGCCTACAATAGGGCTTGTGTATGACCTGATACCTTTCAAAAAGAGATCTGACTGA
- a CDS encoding acetate/propionate family kinase, with protein sequence MKILTVNTGSSSVRLAAFINTGSVTKKLADKHLKLDDRAPETLLRSFLEDCGSQNIQCVAHRVVHGGTKLIQPCVINSEIEDEIGRLSVMAPLHNPVALKWIRICRELFGQNIPQVAVFDTAFYSQMPEVAKTYALPRDICREHGIRRYGFHGLAHSAMLQRWQEIRPDLKESGRVISLQLGAGCSITAVRDCKAVDTSMGFSPLEGLVMATRSGDIDPEIVIFLQKSGSLTSDEIHKVLSESSGLLGLSGISADMRVLLESDKPEARLAIDLYCYRARKYTGSYLSVLNGVDVILFGGGVGENAPLIRERILHDMKWCGIELDRRINNDTIAIEGRITSSSSKIEAWVIPVDEAAVLAKEAFTIIGG encoded by the coding sequence TTGAAGATATTAACCGTAAATACAGGAAGTTCCTCTGTCCGCCTTGCCGCATTTATAAATACCGGCAGTGTAACAAAGAAGCTGGCTGACAAACATTTAAAGCTTGATGATAGAGCGCCAGAGACTTTACTGCGCTCTTTTCTTGAAGACTGCGGCAGTCAGAATATTCAATGCGTTGCCCACCGTGTTGTGCATGGGGGCACAAAACTTATTCAGCCATGTGTGATAAATTCTGAAATTGAGGATGAGATCGGCCGTCTTTCAGTTATGGCGCCGCTGCACAATCCCGTTGCGCTGAAATGGATCCGCATATGCCGCGAATTATTCGGGCAGAACATTCCGCAGGTTGCGGTCTTTGATACCGCTTTCTATTCTCAGATGCCTGAAGTTGCAAAGACGTATGCCTTGCCGCGTGATATCTGCAGAGAGCATGGGATAAGGCGTTACGGTTTTCACGGCCTTGCTCACAGCGCCATGCTGCAAAGATGGCAGGAGATTCGGCCTGATCTGAAAGAAAGCGGCAGGGTTATTTCGCTTCAGCTTGGCGCAGGCTGTTCTATAACGGCGGTAAGAGACTGCAAGGCGGTGGATACTTCCATGGGATTCTCACCGCTTGAGGGGCTGGTCATGGCAACACGTTCAGGAGATATTGACCCTGAGATAGTAATATTTCTTCAAAAGTCCGGAAGTCTCACATCTGATGAGATACATAAGGTGCTGAGCGAGTCCTCAGGTTTATTGGGTTTATCAGGCATCAGCGCTGATATGCGAGTGCTGCTTGAAAGCGACAAGCCTGAAGCGCGCCTTGCAATTGATCTTTACTGCTACCGCGCAAGAAAATATACAGGCTCATACCTTTCGGTTCTCAATGGGGTGGATGTCATACTCTTCGGCGGCGGGGTAGGGGAAAATGCTCCGTTGATAAGAGAGCGCATTCTCCATGATATGAAATGGTGCGGCATAGAGCTTGACCGCCGCATTAACAATGATACAATTGCTATAGAAGGGCGCATCACTTCATCCTCAAGCAAAATTGAAGCGTGGGTGATTCCCGTAGACGAAGCCGCAGTCCTTGCAAAAGAGGCGTTTACAATTATAGGAGGCTAA
- a CDS encoding phosphoketolase family protein: MSNVLSAEKLKLMNAYWRAANYLAVGQIYLYDNPLLKEPLKIEHIKPRLLGHWGTTPGLNFIYVHLNRIIKEHDLNIIYIAGPGHGGPAIVANTYLEGTYSEVYPHISQDADGMKKLFKQFSFPGGIPSHVAPETPGSIHEGGELGYAVSHAYGAVFDNPGLIAACVVGDGEAETGPLAAAWHSNKFLNPARDGAVLPILHLNGYKIANPTLLARISHEELEDLFVGYGYKPYFVEGSEPEAMHQLMASTMDKVFAEIRSIQNDARLNGVTKRPQWPMIVMRTPKGWTGPKEVDGKKTEGFWRSHQVPFSEMTGNSGHIKLLEDWMKSYRAEELFDEKGMLKPELSELAPKGERRMGANPHANGGALLKALKMPDFRDYALKVDAPGQVEGEATRVMGFFMRDIMKLNMKSSNFRVFGPDETASNRLGALFEVTDRVWMSDTIPEDDHLSPDGRVMEILSEHTCQGWLEGYLLTGRHGLFSCYEAFIHIIDSMFNQHAKWLKVTSKEIPWRRPIASLNYLLTSHVWRQDHNGFSHQDPGFIDHVVNKKADIIRVYLPPDANTLLFVTDKCLRSRDFINVIVAGKQPAPQWLDMDAAIKHCTYGIGIWEWASNDRGSEPDVVMACAGDVPTLETLAAVDILRQQMPGLKIRVINVVDLMTLQPKEEHPHGLSDKDFDTLFTKDKPIIFAYHGYPWLIHRLTYRRTNHKNLHVRGYKEEGTTSTPFDMVVCNDLDRFHLVADVIDRVPDLGSVAAYTKQFVRDKLIEHKQYIKKYGQDMPEIREWTWKQNNS, encoded by the coding sequence ATGAGTAACGTTTTATCCGCAGAGAAATTAAAGTTAATGAACGCTTACTGGCGCGCGGCAAATTATCTTGCCGTGGGGCAGATATATCTTTATGACAATCCGCTTCTGAAGGAGCCTTTGAAGATAGAACACATAAAGCCGAGGCTTCTCGGCCACTGGGGCACGACCCCGGGACTCAACTTTATTTATGTTCATCTAAACAGGATCATTAAAGAGCATGATCTGAATATAATCTATATTGCCGGTCCCGGGCACGGCGGCCCTGCGATAGTTGCCAACACTTATCTTGAAGGCACATACAGCGAGGTCTATCCGCATATCTCACAGGATGCCGACGGAATGAAGAAGCTCTTTAAGCAGTTCTCATTTCCCGGCGGTATTCCCAGCCATGTTGCCCCTGAGACGCCGGGTTCGATCCATGAGGGAGGCGAGCTCGGATATGCGGTCTCTCACGCCTACGGCGCGGTATTTGACAACCCCGGACTTATCGCTGCCTGTGTTGTCGGAGACGGCGAGGCAGAGACAGGCCCGCTTGCAGCTGCATGGCATTCAAACAAGTTTCTAAATCCTGCCCGCGATGGAGCGGTACTGCCGATACTTCATCTGAACGGATACAAGATAGCCAATCCTACATTACTTGCAAGGATCAGCCATGAGGAGCTTGAAGACCTTTTTGTTGGATATGGCTATAAACCATATTTTGTTGAAGGGTCAGAGCCTGAGGCCATGCACCAATTGATGGCTTCCACAATGGATAAGGTTTTTGCAGAGATAAGATCCATTCAGAACGATGCCCGTTTAAACGGGGTGACAAAACGGCCTCAGTGGCCGATGATAGTAATGCGTACGCCTAAAGGCTGGACAGGCCCGAAGGAAGTTGACGGCAAGAAGACCGAGGGTTTCTGGAGGTCGCATCAGGTTCCTTTTTCAGAGATGACCGGCAATTCCGGCCACATCAAACTTCTTGAAGACTGGATGAAGAGTTACAGGGCTGAAGAGCTCTTTGATGAGAAAGGCATGCTTAAACCTGAGCTGTCTGAACTCGCTCCAAAAGGCGAGCGGCGCATGGGCGCGAATCCTCATGCCAACGGCGGCGCTCTGCTCAAAGCTTTGAAGATGCCTGACTTCCGCGATTATGCGTTAAAGGTAGATGCACCTGGGCAGGTTGAGGGAGAGGCCACTCGCGTTATGGGGTTCTTTATGCGGGATATAATGAAGCTCAATATGAAGAGCAGCAACTTCCGCGTCTTCGGCCCGGATGAGACAGCATCAAACCGGCTCGGCGCGCTCTTTGAAGTAACAGACCGTGTGTGGATGTCAGACACGATACCCGAAGACGACCATCTCTCTCCTGACGGAAGGGTGATGGAGATTTTGAGCGAGCATACATGCCAGGGCTGGCTTGAAGGTTATCTGCTCACAGGACGCCACGGGCTCTTCTCGTGCTACGAGGCCTTTATCCATATCATTGACTCGATGTTCAACCAGCACGCCAAGTGGCTGAAGGTCACGTCAAAAGAGATACCCTGGCGCCGTCCTATCGCATCTCTTAACTATCTGCTGACATCGCATGTTTGGAGGCAGGATCATAACGGCTTCAGCCATCAGGACCCCGGCTTTATCGATCATGTCGTGAACAAGAAGGCGGACATCATCCGTGTTTATCTTCCGCCTGACGCGAACACACTTCTCTTTGTGACAGACAAATGCCTGCGAAGCCGTGACTTCATAAATGTCATAGTCGCGGGCAAACAGCCTGCTCCGCAGTGGCTTGATATGGATGCCGCCATAAAGCACTGCACATACGGGATAGGCATATGGGAATGGGCAAGCAATGACAGGGGTTCGGAGCCTGATGTTGTCATGGCATGCGCAGGTGATGTCCCCACACTTGAAACGCTTGCAGCGGTTGACATTCTCCGTCAGCAGATGCCCGGCCTGAAGATACGGGTCATCAATGTTGTTGACCTTATGACACTCCAGCCGAAAGAGGAGCATCCGCACGGGCTCTCGGACAAAGATTTTGACACGCTATTCACAAAGGATAAGCCGATAATATTCGCGTATCACGGTTATCCATGGCTTATTCACCGTCTCACATACCGCAGGACAAATCACAAGAACCTTCATGTCAGGGGATACAAAGAAGAAGGCACCACCTCAACTCCCTTTGATATGGTCGTCTGCAACGACCTCGACCGTTTTCATCTTGTTGCAGATGTGATAGACCGCGTGCCGGATCTCGGTTCAGTCGCAGCTTACACCAAACAGTTTGTTCGTGATAAACTTATTGAGCATAAGCAGTACATCAAGAAGTACGGGCAGGATATGCCTGAGATCCGTGAGTGGACATGGAAACAAAATAATAGCTGA
- a CDS encoding EF-hand domain-containing protein: MMRSITKSVLGILLTAFLCLGASAGWALHDYFKSLDTNNDGKVDLQEFSGEMKKYIFDELDADKNNEVTESEWGSVPDITEEKEHESVFKKMDRNTDSRITFFEFSDYAESNSNIQKAFMGLDMDKNNLLSPDEVSSRPTFRMITVHF, from the coding sequence ATGATGAGATCAATAACAAAATCCGTATTGGGGATACTGCTGACAGCGTTTCTTTGCCTTGGTGCTTCAGCAGGCTGGGCGCTGCACGACTATTTCAAGAGCCTTGATACCAACAATGACGGCAAAGTAGACCTTCAGGAGTTCTCAGGCGAGATGAAGAAGTATATCTTTGATGAGCTTGATGCTGACAAGAACAATGAAGTGACTGAAAGCGAATGGGGCAGCGTTCCCGATATAACTGAAGAGAAAGAGCATGAGAGTGTTTTTAAGAAGATGGACAGGAATACGGACAGCAGGATCACCTTTTTTGAATTCTCAGATTACGCTGAGAGCAACTCAAACATACAAAAGGCATTTATGGGGCTTGATATGGACAAGAACAATCTCCTCTCTCCTGACGAGGTCTCATCCCGCCCGACGTTCAGGATGATAACGGTGCATTTTTAA
- a CDS encoding MarC family protein, protein MEYLTFFIFAFTSIFVIVNPVSGILTFISLTEGMSPDERNGVALRSVTVACIMAIVFAVAGEGIMRFFSITVDSLRVAGGVLLFLIAIDMLHGRVSRESVTPEEVRDASNRDYVAVFPMAIPLLTGPGAITTVIILIRTGRTLEMKLITLLAIVLTFFLSYLFFRFANTINRIIGVTVSLVITRIMGLLLGAIAVNFVTEGLWNIYKSFN, encoded by the coding sequence ATGGAATATTTGACCTTTTTCATCTTCGCGTTTACGTCAATCTTTGTCATCGTCAACCCGGTGAGCGGTATCCTTACATTCATTTCACTGACAGAGGGGATGAGCCCTGATGAAAGGAACGGCGTTGCGCTGCGTTCCGTGACCGTTGCCTGTATTATGGCGATAGTTTTTGCGGTTGCGGGCGAGGGCATCATGAGGTTTTTCAGCATCACGGTAGACAGCCTGCGCGTGGCAGGCGGCGTCCTTCTATTTCTCATAGCGATTGACATGCTTCATGGCAGGGTATCCAGAGAGAGCGTGACTCCTGAAGAGGTGAGGGATGCGTCAAACAGGGATTATGTGGCGGTATTTCCTATGGCGATCCCGCTGCTCACCGGCCCCGGCGCAATAACCACTGTCATCATATTGATAAGGACCGGCAGGACGCTGGAGATGAAGCTGATCACGCTTCTTGCCATTGTTCTCACATTCTTCCTCTCTTATCTTTTCTTCAGGTTTGCCAACACTATAAACAGAATAATAGGCGTCACTGTATCTCTCGTCATAACGCGCATAATGGGACTTCTTCTCGGAGCGATAGCAGTAAACTTTGTCACTGAAGGGTTGTGGAATATATATAAGTCGTTTAATTGA
- a CDS encoding MBL fold metallo-hydrolase, whose amino-acid sequence MSINISFHGGVDTVTGSCHLLQAGGLNILVDCGLFQGGTDIDEKNYDDFGFDPSSIDYLLVTHGHLDHCGRIPILVKKGFKGKIITTAATGEIAKVILLDSAKIQEEDFERWKRIKRRRGQIQREPLYTTLDAVDALVHFDPSARYETPIKLNGSVTATFMDAGHIFGSAFIEIKVKGFGTLIFSGDLGNRGKPILNDPSFPEKADVVIIESTYSNRNHKNIDDSVAEFRQAIIDTFKRGGNVLIPSFALERAQDLLYYLREFRQNAEIPACSVYLDSPMAINVADIMHRHPGLFDKEAAGLLQRGIDPFMFQGLKLTRFPEESRKINFIKSNAIIIAGSGMCNGGRISHHLKHNIWRKESSVVFAGYQAAGTLGRKIVDGNRRVKIFDEPFKVNAKIYTIGGFSAHADKDILLDWLRHCKGLDKLFLVHGERDIIEGFRKDLVKKKIAAKVNVPHLHQSFVIG is encoded by the coding sequence ATGTCTATTAATATCTCTTTCCATGGCGGTGTCGACACTGTGACCGGCTCGTGCCATCTGCTTCAGGCAGGAGGTTTGAATATCCTTGTTGACTGCGGGCTCTTCCAGGGCGGGACTGATATCGATGAAAAGAACTATGACGATTTCGGATTTGATCCTTCCTCTATAGATTATCTACTTGTCACGCACGGCCATCTTGACCATTGCGGACGGATACCGATCCTTGTCAAAAAAGGCTTCAAGGGGAAGATCATTACTACCGCGGCAACCGGCGAGATCGCAAAGGTAATCCTGCTTGACTCCGCAAAGATACAGGAAGAGGATTTTGAGAGATGGAAGAGGATAAAGAGGCGCAGGGGACAGATACAGCGGGAGCCTCTATATACAACACTCGATGCTGTTGACGCACTTGTGCATTTTGATCCAAGCGCGCGATATGAGACCCCGATCAAATTAAACGGAAGCGTAACAGCAACCTTCATGGACGCGGGGCATATCTTCGGGTCTGCATTCATAGAGATCAAGGTCAAGGGTTTTGGAACGCTAATATTTTCCGGCGATCTCGGCAACAGGGGCAAGCCGATCCTTAATGACCCTTCATTTCCTGAGAAAGCTGATGTGGTCATAATTGAAAGCACGTATTCAAACAGGAACCATAAAAATATTGATGACTCAGTGGCTGAATTCCGTCAGGCTATAATCGATACATTCAAAAGAGGCGGAAATGTCCTCATACCTTCATTTGCATTGGAAAGGGCGCAGGACCTGCTTTATTATCTGAGGGAATTTCGTCAGAACGCGGAGATACCTGCATGCAGTGTATATCTTGATTCTCCGATGGCGATCAATGTCGCCGACATCATGCACAGGCATCCGGGACTTTTTGATAAGGAAGCAGCCGGGCTGTTACAGCGAGGAATAGACCCTTTCATGTTCCAGGGTTTAAAGCTTACAAGGTTTCCTGAAGAATCAAGAAAGATCAATTTCATCAAGAGCAACGCCATTATCATTGCGGGTTCAGGCATGTGCAACGGCGGAAGGATAAGCCATCATCTTAAGCATAATATATGGAGAAAAGAATCTTCAGTGGTATTCGCGGGCTATCAGGCTGCTGGCACACTTGGCCGAAAGATAGTTGACGGCAACAGGAGGGTGAAGATCTTTGATGAGCCTTTCAAGGTAAACGCAAAGATATATACGATAGGCGGTTTTTCAGCGCACGCTGACAAGGATATCCTTTTGGACTGGCTGCGGCACTGCAAAGGTCTTGATAAACTCTTCCTCGTGCACGGCGAGCGTGACATTATTGAGGGATTTAGAAAAGATTTAGTGAAGAAGAAAATAGCCGCGAAGGTTAATGTCCCGCACCTGCACCAGTCGTTTGTGATTGGGTGA
- a CDS encoding toxin, producing MKEFRWNENKNKLLKKERGASFEEILDSKFIGAEKHPTRKNQMVLKFEYKKYIWIIPCVVEEEYIFLKTLFPSRSYTIKHNKNEVKK from the coding sequence GTGAAGGAATTCAGGTGGAATGAAAACAAGAATAAACTACTTAAAAAAGAAAGAGGCGCATCATTTGAAGAAATATTAGATTCAAAATTTATCGGAGCAGAAAAACACCCAACCAGAAAAAATCAAATGGTTTTAAAGTTTGAATACAAAAAATACATTTGGATCATACCCTGTGTTGTTGAGGAGGAATATATATTCCTGAAAACATTGTTCCCAAGCCGCAGCTACACTATAAAACACAATAAAAATGAGGTGAAAAAATGA
- a CDS encoding MarR family transcriptional regulator produces the protein MRVRDIKISIKTRDELFDEVKGVWGKLEKGKKVSRHEGISFESLDAMRKVLTEKRLKILKTIKKEHPQSIYQLASLLHRDIKNTFNDVRLLEEMGLIDLKKTKDGREKCTPEVSYDRIVLEIPVG, from the coding sequence ATGAGGGTAAGAGATATAAAGATATCCATAAAAACGCGGGATGAATTGTTTGATGAGGTAAAAGGTGTCTGGGGAAAGCTGGAAAAAGGGAAGAAGGTTTCAAGGCACGAGGGAATATCTTTTGAAAGCCTTGATGCCATGAGAAAGGTTCTGACAGAGAAGAGGCTGAAGATACTGAAGACGATCAAGAAAGAGCACCCGCAATCAATTTATCAACTTGCCAGCCTGCTCCACAGGGATATTAAGAATACATTCAATGATGTCCGGCTTCTGGAAGAGATGGGGCTTATAGACCTGAAGAAGACCAAAGACGGCAGAGAGAAGTGTACTCCTGAAGTGTCATATGACAGGATTGTGCTTGAGATTCCGGTAGGGTAG
- the corA gene encoding magnesium/cobalt transporter CorA, whose protein sequence is MAKPVKHRVRRYKRSKRSTKSGLPPGAPVFVGEQKAEQVKITVIDYDEINVEIREVHNVEECFPFRERPTVTWINVDGLHDVPIAEKLGEHYNIHSLVIEDLLNTEQRPKMDIFDDYIFIVLKMLTYNQETKFVDVEQASIIIGSNYVITFQENIGDIFDPIRDRIKLNKGRTRKAGADYLAYSLIDAVVDNYFKVIENIGEEIEIIEDELVINPKPETLQKIHSLKREMIFLRRSVWPLREIIGTLERDETTLIKESTSIYLRDLYDHTIQVIDSVETYRDMISGMLDVYLSSISNRMNEVMKVLTIFAAIFIPLTFIAGLYGMNFKTENSPLNMPELNWYYGYPFALGLMAAVAITMLFFFKRKKWF, encoded by the coding sequence ATGGCCAAGCCTGTCAAACACAGAGTAAGAAGATACAAGAGGTCAAAGAGATCTACTAAATCAGGGCTTCCTCCCGGAGCTCCGGTCTTTGTCGGTGAACAAAAAGCTGAGCAAGTTAAGATAACTGTAATTGATTACGACGAGATCAATGTTGAGATAAGAGAAGTTCACAACGTTGAAGAGTGCTTTCCTTTCAGAGAAAGGCCGACGGTCACATGGATCAATGTTGACGGGCTTCATGATGTTCCCATAGCAGAAAAGTTGGGCGAACATTACAATATCCATTCGCTGGTCATCGAAGACCTCCTTAATACAGAGCAGCGCCCCAAGATGGATATATTTGACGACTACATATTCATCGTCCTCAAAATGCTCACTTACAATCAAGAAACAAAGTTTGTGGATGTTGAGCAGGCAAGCATTATCATCGGCAGTAATTACGTCATAACATTCCAGGAAAATATCGGGGACATCTTTGACCCTATAAGAGACAGAATCAAACTCAATAAGGGACGCACGAGAAAGGCAGGCGCTGATTACCTTGCGTATTCACTCATAGACGCAGTGGTGGATAATTATTTCAAGGTAATTGAAAATATCGGAGAAGAGATAGAGATCATAGAGGACGAGCTCGTTATTAATCCGAAGCCTGAAACATTACAGAAGATACATTCTTTAAAAAGAGAGATGATATTCCTGCGGAGATCGGTATGGCCTCTGCGCGAGATAATAGGCACCCTGGAGCGGGATGAGACAACTCTTATAAAAGAATCCACCAGCATATACCTGCGCGACCTTTACGACCATACGATACAGGTCATAGATTCAGTGGAGACTTATCGGGACATGATCTCAGGCATGCTTGATGTATACCTCTCAAGCATAAGCAACAGGATGAATGAAGTAATGAAGGTCCTCACCATCTTCGCTGCGATATTCATACCGCTGACATTCATCGCCGGGCTTTACGGCATGAACTTCAAGACCGAAAACAGCCCTCTCAACATGCCTGAACTCAACTGGTATTACGGTTATCCCTTTGCATTGGGCCTGATGGCTGCTGTGGCGATTACGATGTTGTTCTTCTTTAAGAGGAAGAAGTGGTTTTAG
- the pabA gene encoding aminodeoxychorismate/anthranilate synthase component II — translation MLLMIDNYDSFTYNLVQYFGELGEDVKVFRNDRITIPEIEMLSPERIVISPGPCTPKEAGISIDVIKHFAGKLPILGVCLGHQSIGAAFGGDIINAPRLMHGKTSMIHHDGKTIFKGLPNPFEATRYHSLLIKRETLPACFEITAWTDMDEIMGVRHKELLIEGVQFHPESILTKAGMDLLRNFLKL, via the coding sequence ATGTTATTAATGATCGACAACTATGATTCCTTTACCTACAACCTGGTCCAGTACTTTGGAGAACTGGGTGAAGATGTGAAGGTCTTCAGGAATGACAGGATAACTATCCCTGAGATAGAGATGCTGAGCCCTGAAAGGATAGTCATCTCACCGGGCCCGTGTACGCCAAAAGAGGCGGGCATATCAATTGATGTCATTAAACATTTCGCAGGAAAGCTCCCGATCCTTGGCGTATGCCTCGGCCACCAGTCAATAGGCGCGGCATTCGGCGGAGACATAATAAATGCGCCGCGGCTTATGCACGGCAAGACGTCCATGATACATCATGACGGCAAGACTATATTTAAAGGCCTGCCAAATCCTTTCGAGGCGACAAGATACCATTCCCTCCTCATTAAGCGAGAGACACTTCCTGCCTGCTTTGAGATAACAGCATGGACTGACATGGATGAGATCATGGGAGTGCGGCATAAAGAGCTTCTCATAGAAGGAGTGCAGTTTCATCCTGAATCGATACTGACAAAGGCAGGGATGGACCTTCTGAGAAATTTCTTAAAGTTATAA